The Clostridium sp. DL-VIII DNA window CAATACAAACTCCAGTATTTATGAATGTTGGAACGCTGGCAGCGATAAAAGGTGCAGTGTCTAGTATGGATTTAAAGGAAATTGAATGTCAAGTTGAACTTTCTAATACATATCATCTTCACTTAAGACCAACTGATAAAGTTGTTAAAAAACTTGGAGGATTACATGAATTTATGAATTGGGACAGACCAATACTTACAGATTCAGGTGGATTTCAAGTATTTTCACTTGCAAAAATGAGAAAGATAAAAGAGGAAGGTGTGTATTTTAATTCTCATATTGATGGAAAAAAAATATTTATGGGACCAGAAGAATCAATGCAGATTCAAAGCAATTTGGCATCTACAATTGCCATGGCATTTGATGAATGTGTTGAAAACCCTGCACCAAGAGAATACGTTGAAAGATCTGTGGAAAGAACTACAAGATGGCTTAAAAGATGTAAAGTTGAAATGGATAGATTAAATTCTCTTCCAGATACTATTAATAAGGAACAAATGTTATTTGGAATCAATCAGGGCGGAGTATATGAAGATATAAGAATAGAACATGCTAAAGAAATAGCAAAGATGGACTTGGATGGGTATGCTATAGGCGGTCTTGCAGTTGGTGAAACTCATGAAGAAATGTATAGAGTTATAGATGCAGTAGTTCCACATTTGCCAGAAGATAAGCCAATATATTTAATGGGTGTTGGAACGCCAGCTAATATATTGGAAGCAGTTGAAAGGGGAGTAGACTTTTTTGACTGTGTACTTCCAGCTAGAAATGGAAGACATGGCAATGTGTTTTGTGGAGAAGGCAAGCTGAATTTAATGAATGCAAAATTTGAACTTGATAAAAGACCTATAGATAAAGGCTGCCAGTGCCCAGCATGTAAGAATTATACAAGGGCTTATATTAGACATTTATTTAAGGCAAAGGAAATGTTAGCCATGAGACTTTGCGTATTGCATAATTTGTATTTCTATAATAAGTTAATGGCGGATATAAGAGATGCTATTGATGGCGGATATTTTAAAAGTTTCAAAGAAGAGAAACTTAAAGCTTGGGAAGGTAACAAATAGTTTAAAAGGTAAGGTTTATATAGAGTTAGGAAATGTAATACAATTGACACTTTTATTTGTTATGATAAGTAAGAAAGAAATAAAAATAGGTTTATATTGACATCTAACTTAAAGAATTGTAAACTACTTATCAGGAATAGAAAAATATTAAGATTTTAGTTATGGAGGAAAATTATGAATGGTATAGCAAGTTTGCTTTATAGTATATGGCCAATGCTACTTGTATTTGTTATATTTTACTTTTTACTTATAATACCAGAAAAGAAAAGAAAAAAGAAATACAAAGGTATGATTGATGAGTTAAAGGTAAATGATGAAGTTGCAACTAGAGGTGGAATTATAGGAAAAATCACTCATATTGATGAGAAAACTGTTACGATTGAAACTAGTTCGGCTAAAACAAGAATTAAATTTGAAAAGAGTGGAATATCTCATAAAGTAACGGCAGAATAATCATAATACCCTTTAATGTTTCATAAAATGAAGTGTTGGGGGGTGTTATTTTAATGGAAAATAATAAATACTTAAAATCTGTGGTAAAGGGAACTATAGGAACTTTAATTTGCAGCTTTATAGGTATCGCATTTTTATCAATATTGATGACTAAATTAGTATTTAGTAAAGGTATTTTTAACATGATTTATGTAATAATATCTTTATGTAGCATATGTTTAGGTGCGATAATAGGAGCTAAGAAAAATGAATCGAAAGGATGGCTTGTTGGTTTTGGAGTTGCACTTGGATATTATTTAGTATTATTTATATTATCTAGCTGCTTTAGTGGCGAACTAGCCTTTAAACTTTTTGATTTTGTTAAATTAATTATAGCTTTAGCTATAGGTACTCTTGCCGGAATGCTTGGGATAAATTTATAAGATACTTT harbors:
- the tgt gene encoding tRNA guanosine(34) transglycosylase Tgt, with translation MSKRYTLLKKDGKARRGQFETPHGTIQTPVFMNVGTLAAIKGAVSSMDLKEIECQVELSNTYHLHLRPTDKVVKKLGGLHEFMNWDRPILTDSGGFQVFSLAKMRKIKEEGVYFNSHIDGKKIFMGPEESMQIQSNLASTIAMAFDECVENPAPREYVERSVERTTRWLKRCKVEMDRLNSLPDTINKEQMLFGINQGGVYEDIRIEHAKEIAKMDLDGYAIGGLAVGETHEEMYRVIDAVVPHLPEDKPIYLMGVGTPANILEAVERGVDFFDCVLPARNGRHGNVFCGEGKLNLMNAKFELDKRPIDKGCQCPACKNYTRAYIRHLFKAKEMLAMRLCVLHNLYFYNKLMADIRDAIDGGYFKSFKEEKLKAWEGNK
- the yajC gene encoding preprotein translocase subunit YajC, which gives rise to MNGIASLLYSIWPMLLVFVIFYFLLIIPEKKRKKKYKGMIDELKVNDEVATRGGIIGKITHIDEKTVTIETSSAKTRIKFEKSGISHKVTAE
- a CDS encoding TIGR04086 family membrane protein — protein: MENNKYLKSVVKGTIGTLICSFIGIAFLSILMTKLVFSKGIFNMIYVIISLCSICLGAIIGAKKNESKGWLVGFGVALGYYLVLFILSSCFSGELAFKLFDFVKLIIALAIGTLAGMLGINL